The following is a genomic window from Hymenobacter sp. APR13.
CAGCTCGGCCTCGGCCGGCCGGAACAACTCGTAGCCCCCTACCGGCTGATACTGCAGCGCCTCGTCGCCGAGCAGGGCCCGCAACTCGGCCAGCCCTTCCCAGCGGGCCTGCACCACGGCCAGCAGCGCGGCCGTGCCGCCCCGCGCCTCCTGCTCCAGCAGCTCCGACACGCTGCCGAAACAGGCGAAACCGGCGTTTTTGGTGCTGGCCCCGTTGGGCAGCACGGAGCGCTCCAGCACCAGCACGCGGGCCGCCGGGCGCAGGCGGCGCAGGTGCAGCGCGGCCGTAAGCCCCACAATACCAGCCCCAATGACGACCACGTCGAAGCCCTGCAGAAACGACTGGTGCTCCCAGTAGGAAAGACTTGAGATGCTCATGCCGGAAAAATAAGGAACCGTGCGGCTTTGCGCCAGCGTGTGGGCATAGAAAAGCCCGCCCGGCGCAAGCCAGACGGGCCTCTTAGCTCCGGCAGGCAGCGCCTAGCGCCCTACCATCACGCGCTTCATGCCGCGCCGCTCGCCGGAGGTGCACTGCACCAGGTAGGCCCCGGCCGGCAGGTTGCTCACGTCGAGGGTGGCTACTTCATTGCTGTTGAGCAGGTCGCGGGTGATAACGGGGCGGCCATCGGGGCCGTTGATTTCCACGCGCGTGGGGTTGCTGGAATTGGTGCGCACCGTGAGGCGCTTGGTCACGGGGTTGGCTTCGGCGCGCACTTTCAGCGGGCCCGTGTTGGTGGGTTGCTGCACCATTTTGTCGGTGACGAGGGCCGGCGGCGCGGGAGGCGTTTCGTCCTGCTTGGCTGCCACCGTTGCCGGCTTCTTGGTAGCCGGCGCGGCGGGCTTAGCGGCCGGCTTCGCTACGGGCCGGGCAGCACCGGCGGGGGCCGGAGCCGGCTTTTTGGCGGCGGGCACGGGCTTTTTAGCAGCAGGCTTGGGGGCGGGCTTGCTTTGGGCCTGAGCAGATATCGACAGCGCCGTAGCCAGAGCCAGCCAAACGAGAGTAACGAGTGTTTTCATACGCACGCCTAACGCGAAAGGGATGAGGGGTAGTATCGGGTAAAGATAACCAATATTCGCATCAGCCTGCTACCTGACCGCTAAAGTTCTCACCATCAGAATTTTCAATATCTATTCTCTCCGATATTTTATATCGGCGGGCCTACCTGCCGTAGCCGGTTCTGGCGGAGTTAAGGCCGCCTACCAGAACCGAAATTTTGTGCCAGCCTCTCCCCACACGGCTCGGTCCCATCAGCCGCACGTAAGGCCCAGCGTATATCATTAATTACTCATTGAATATCAATATCATACACCTTAACTCAACCCTTTTGAAACGGGCCAGCGGACGGCCTGCCACCAAGCCACAAAGGCGCCCGATGGCGGCTGCTAAGCAGAAAGTGAGTAAGTTCGAAGCCTCACAAATTCCATCTCCATCTTTCCTGCAATGGCTGCACAATCACTGACCGGGCTGCGTGCCGGCGTCCTGCACGGCGACGAAGTTCAATCCCTGTTCCACTACGCCAAGGCAAATGCGTTTGCGCTGCCGGCCGTCAACGTAACGGGCACCAACACGGTAAATGCCGTGCTGGAAGCCGCGCACGAGGTAAACTCGCCGGTTATCGTTCAGTTCTCCAACGGTGGAGCCCAGTTCTTCGCCGGCAAGTATCCTTCCAATGATGGCCAGCGCGCCAGCATTGCCGGCGCCATCTCGGGCGCCCAGCATGTGCACGCCATGGCCGAGCTCTACGATGTGCCGGTGATCCTGCACACCGACCACGCCGCCAAAAAACTCCTGCCTTGGATCGACGGCCTGCTGACGGCCGGCGAAAAGCACTTCGCCCAGTATGGCCAGCCGCTCTACAGCTCGCACATGCTCGACCTGTCGGAGGAGCCGATTGAGGAGAACATCGAAATCTGCAAGCACTACCTGGAGCGCATGGCCAAAATCGGCATGACGCTGGAAATCGAGCTGGGCGTAACCGGCGGCGAGGAAGACGGCGTGGACAACTCCGACGTGGACAGCTCCAAGCTCTACACCCAGCCTTCGGAAGTGGCCTATGCCTATAAGGAGCTGAGCGAGGTGAGCCCACGCTTCACGGTGGCCGCGGCCTTCGGCAACGTGCACGGCGTGTACAAGCCCGGCAACGTGAAGCTGCAGCCCAAGATTCTGCACAACTCGCAGCTCTACGTGCAGGAGCACTTCAACACCGGTCCGCAGCCCGTTGATTTCGTGTTCCACGGCGGCTCGGGCTCGACGCAGGAGGAAATCCGCGAGGCCATCAGCTACGGGGCCATCAAGATGAACATCGACACCGACCTGCAGTGGGCGTTCTGGGAAGGCATTAAGAACAACTACGTGAAAAACGAAGGCTTCCTGCAGGGCCAGATCGGCAACCCCAACGGCGCCGACTCGCCCAACAAGAAGTACTACGACCCACGCGTGTGGCTGCGCGAAGGCGAAAAAACCTTCGTCGCCCGCCTCAAGCAGGCCTTCGAAGACCTGAACGCCGTGAACCGTCGCTCCTAGGCTTTTGCTTGGGCCAGCCCAAAAAAAACCGTCCCTTCTGCTCTGCGGAAGGGACGTTTTTTTGGGCTGGCTGATGCCGGCACAAGTTTTTTTCATTGGCTTTCGTGGTGCTGCGCCACAACACAAGCTGCAGAATATGAGGCGTATTCAGGCCAGAACCGACCCCGGAAACGAGTCCAAAAAGCCGAATACAGGCGCCGCAGACGCAATTTTCTTCGGCAGCTATTGCGCAACTCTCACTTCTTCGCTTACCTTTGTGTCTCAATTCTATCGGGGTGTAGCGTAGCCTGGTATCGCGCCAGCATGGGGTGCTGGAGGTCGTAGGTTCGAATCCTGCCACTCCGACCGAAGAATTTCTTGCCCGAAAAGCCTCTGGGAACCCCACCCGGAGGCTTTTTTCGGCAAAACCGACTGAGTTGCCCGGTGCAGATCATCGCACCAACGGCACAGTTCGGGGTGTAGCGTAGCCCGGTATCGCGCCTGCTTTGGGAGCAGGAGGCCGCAGGTTCGAATCCTGCCACCCCGACTTCGTTTTAAGAAAAGGCCCTGCTGAACACATGTTCGGCAGGGCCTTTTTTATTTGCGTTTATAACGCACTGAAAGTCTGAGTAAGAGCAACCTCTCTATAGCGTCGAGCCTCTCCTACACATATCACTGGCTTAATACTTGCAGCATCCGCCGCTGTACATTTTTATCCTTTCTTATATGAAAAAGCTCGCTACTAGCTTGCTATTACTTGGTGCGGCCACAGCGGCCCACGCGCAAACCTCTGCCGGAACTGTATTGCTTGGCGGCAGTGTCGGGTACGGGTACTCTAAAGACGAAGGCTCGTATGGCTCTTCACAATCCGAACGAACCCGTTATGAATTCAGTTTTTCGCCAACTGCCGGATATTTTGTAGCTGATAATCTTGCTGTCGGGCTCGCGGGAACCATTCAAACTGATAAGCGGAAGGAGCCTTACATTGACTATAACCAAGCATCATCTCCAGCATACTCGTTTGAGTTTACCTCGTCTTATAAATCCATAGGCCCGTTTGTCCGCTACTACAAAATGCTAAGCGAAAAAGCCGGGTTTTATGGCCAGCTAGCTGGGGGATATCGGACAGGGCACTCAAGCTCAGAAAGCAATGCTCCTCTTTTTGAGAGTTCCGATGGCAAGTACAGAGGTTCATATGCCACTCTAATGCCTGGCTTTGTCTTTTTCCCAACACCCAAATTTGGCCTAGAATTGACCTCTGGCAACCTTGGTTATTTCAACAATAAAAATACACAAGAACCAACGCAGCAACGGCCAAGGCAAGAGAATAAGTCCTCGGGCTTTGGTGCCTACTTTGGCCTGCAGAATCTTACTATTGGAGCGTCTTTTTACTTAGGCGGGAAATAGTCATCTATACCTTGCGTGAGCTAACGAAACGGCCGCCTCAACCGATGGATGAGGCGGCCGTTGCATTGGCGTTTAACTATTGATTCTTACTTCACCACGGCCCACACTTCCACGGGGCCGGTGGTGGGGAACCGCTCCAGGTAGATGTTCTGCAGGGTGAGGTTGTTCTGGTTGGCGTAGTCTTTCACGCCGGTGTAGAGCTTATCGGGGGCCACGAGGTAGCTGGCCTCGATGCGGGCGTGCAGCACGCGCTGGCCGGCGGCAAAGACGCGGTGGCGGTAGCCCTGCGGCAGCTGCTGCGACACGGTATCATCGAGGATCAGGCCCACGAATACTTTGGCGTCGTCGCTGGCCTTGACGGGGTCGTTGTAGAACAGGTTGCCGAAGGTGCCGCGCAGCTTGCCCGAGGTGCGCAGCTCGTAGGCCTGGCGGGTCAGGTCGCCGAACTGCTCGCTGTTAGCCGGGCCCTCGAAGTAGCGTCCGGCCAGGAAGATGGGCTGGCTGGTGGTTTCCAGCGTCACGTCGGCTTTTTTCAGGCCGCCCAGCATGTAGTAGGCCACGCCGGCGGCCACAATCAGCAGCAGGGAAAGCAGCAGGAAAATTCGGTTCATAAATCAGGAAGTAGGGGCGCGTTGCACGCACCCGTCGGCAAAAGAGTGTGAAAGCAGCAAAGCTACGCCGCAACTGGCATTTCTGAAGATGCCACGGTGCGTTTGGCAGCAGCGTGGGCGGGCAGGCACGGCCCGGTAGTTCCGGCAAGCCAGCCCCGGCAAACCCTGGCTGGCGCTAGCCGGCCAGCACGTCTTTGTACTGCATCTGGTAGAGCTGGCGGTAGTAGCCATCTTGGCGGAGTAGCTCCTCGTGGCGGCCCGATTCCTTGATTTCGCCGCGGTCTAGCACGATGATGCGGTCGGCTTTCTGGATGGTGCTCAGGCGGTGGGCAATGACGAGGGCGGTGCGTCCCTGCATCAGTTTCTCAATGGCCTCCTGAATCAGCTCCTCGGTTTCGGAGTCAACGGACGAAGTGGCTTCATCCAGGATGATGATGGCTGGCTGGTAGACCATGGCCCGCACGAAGCTGATGAGCTGGCGCTGGCCCACCGACAGCGTGGCGCCACGCTCCATCACGGGATAGTCGAGGGAGCCGGGCAGACGCTCGATGAAGCGGCGGGCGCCCACCAGGTCGGCGGCTTCCCAGATCTGGGCGTCGGTGATGTCCTCGTGGCCCAGCGTGATGTTGTCGCGGATGGTGCCCGCAAACAGGAACACGTCCTGCAGCACCACTCCGATGTGGCGGCGCAGCACGCTCAGGTCATAGGCGGGCAGATCCTGGCCGTCGATGCGGATGTGGCCCTTGTTGATGTCGTAGAAGCGGCTGAGCAGGTTGATGATGCTGGTTTTGCCGGCGCCGGTAGCGCCCACGAAGGCCACGGTCTGGCCGGGCTCTACCCGGAAGCTGATGTCGCGCAGCACCCACTCCTCGTCGTTGTAGGCAAACCAGACGTTTTCGAACTCCACTTCGCCGCGCAGCGTGGCCGGAGCCAGCGTGCCGTTGTTGGGCACGAATTCCTGGCTATCCAGCAGCTTGAGCAGGCGCTCGGTGCTCACGAGGCCCAGCTGCAGCGTGTTGAACCGGTCGGCAATCTGGCGGATGGGCCGGAAGAACAGGGCATTGTACATGATGAAGGCGATGAGCGCGCCCTTGGAGATGGTGCCTTCAATCTGGCCCTGGGCGGCGTACCACACCAGCAGCCCCACCCCTACCGCCGCCAGCACCTCGGCCACCGGAAAATAGATGCTGTAGTAGAGCACCGAGCGGATATTGGCGCGGGTGTGCTCCTGATTGAGGGCCTGGAACTTGCGGTATTCGCG
Proteins encoded in this region:
- a CDS encoding ABC transporter ATP-binding protein — translated: MVYVRPYRRIFYLLVFLTVATAVLGTLRPFLIQRMVDVTIEQSDWVGLNRGFGILLVLLVAHAFVSYLQTYFGGWLGQYIVRDIRVDLYKHILNLRLKFFDRTPIGVLVTRNISDVETLSDVFSEGLAAMIGDILQIVFIMAFMFYIDWRLTLVSLSVIPPLLFSTYVFKEKVKKSFQEVRTAVAGLNAFVQEHLTGMNVVQIFNNEQREYRKFQALNQEHTRANIRSVLYYSIYFPVAEVLAAVGVGLLVWYAAQGQIEGTISKGALIAFIMYNALFFRPIRQIADRFNTLQLGLVSTERLLKLLDSQEFVPNNGTLAPATLRGEVEFENVWFAYNDEEWVLRDISFRVEPGQTVAFVGATGAGKTSIINLLSRFYDINKGHIRIDGQDLPAYDLSVLRRHIGVVLQDVFLFAGTIRDNITLGHEDITDAQIWEAADLVGARRFIERLPGSLDYPVMERGATLSVGQRQLISFVRAMVYQPAIIILDEATSSVDSETEELIQEAIEKLMQGRTALVIAHRLSTIQKADRIIVLDRGEIKESGRHEELLRQDGYYRQLYQMQYKDVLAG
- a CDS encoding T9SS type A sorting domain-containing protein — translated: MKTLVTLVWLALATALSISAQAQSKPAPKPAAKKPVPAAKKPAPAPAGAARPVAKPAAKPAAPATKKPATVAAKQDETPPAPPALVTDKMVQQPTNTGPLKVRAEANPVTKRLTVRTNSSNPTRVEINGPDGRPVITRDLLNSNEVATLDVSNLPAGAYLVQCTSGERRGMKRVMVGR
- the fbaA gene encoding class II fructose-bisphosphate aldolase, with the protein product MAAQSLTGLRAGVLHGDEVQSLFHYAKANAFALPAVNVTGTNTVNAVLEAAHEVNSPVIVQFSNGGAQFFAGKYPSNDGQRASIAGAISGAQHVHAMAELYDVPVILHTDHAAKKLLPWIDGLLTAGEKHFAQYGQPLYSSHMLDLSEEPIEENIEICKHYLERMAKIGMTLEIELGVTGGEEDGVDNSDVDSSKLYTQPSEVAYAYKELSEVSPRFTVAAAFGNVHGVYKPGNVKLQPKILHNSQLYVQEHFNTGPQPVDFVFHGGSGSTQEEIREAISYGAIKMNIDTDLQWAFWEGIKNNYVKNEGFLQGQIGNPNGADSPNKKYYDPRVWLREGEKTFVARLKQAFEDLNAVNRRS